In Brevibacillus brevis, a genomic segment contains:
- a CDS encoding M20 family metallopeptidase, translating to MNHANDLQAYLRQHQEEMLFDLEQFVRKDSPSQDKALVDECGLFLRELFAKHLAAEAEVIAQNEVGDHLKFTLGQGNEQILIVGHFDTVWDKGRLPFRIEGNKAHGPGILDMKGGIIQALWALKAIKERGLSLNKKVVFLCNSDEEIGSIHSRKLIEEEAAKSVCVLVAEPAEASTGALKTSRKGVGIYDLKLYGHSAHAGNHHEDGINALEELARQIIALQELTDYEKGTTVNVGTAKGGSKRNVVPDYAEAQIDVRISSLAEAERINEKILGLRPQVTGAKIEVTGGINRPPMERTEKTASLFAVAQAAAGELGLTLGEASVGGGSDGNFCAALGIPTLDGLGASGEGLHAEHEHILIDSLAIRAALLANLLVKL from the coding sequence ATGAACCATGCGAACGATCTACAAGCGTATCTTCGCCAGCATCAGGAGGAGATGCTATTCGACCTAGAACAGTTTGTGCGGAAGGATTCTCCGTCTCAGGACAAGGCGTTGGTCGACGAATGCGGCCTTTTTCTCAGAGAACTGTTCGCCAAACATCTTGCCGCAGAAGCAGAAGTGATCGCACAGAATGAAGTGGGCGATCACTTGAAATTTACCCTCGGGCAGGGAAACGAGCAAATTCTCATCGTCGGCCATTTTGATACAGTCTGGGACAAAGGCCGCCTCCCCTTTCGCATTGAGGGCAACAAAGCGCACGGCCCGGGCATTCTCGACATGAAGGGCGGCATCATCCAGGCACTTTGGGCGTTGAAGGCGATCAAGGAGCGTGGACTTTCCCTGAACAAAAAAGTGGTCTTCCTCTGCAACTCCGACGAAGAGATCGGTTCGATCCATTCCCGGAAGCTCATTGAAGAGGAAGCGGCAAAAAGCGTTTGCGTCCTCGTGGCCGAGCCAGCGGAAGCAAGTACGGGAGCGCTGAAAACGAGCCGGAAAGGGGTCGGCATCTACGATCTGAAGCTGTACGGACACTCAGCCCACGCCGGCAACCACCACGAAGACGGGATCAACGCGCTGGAGGAATTGGCGCGGCAGATTATCGCGCTCCAGGAGCTGACCGACTACGAAAAAGGAACCACGGTCAACGTAGGCACGGCCAAGGGGGGCAGCAAACGAAACGTCGTTCCGGATTATGCCGAGGCGCAGATCGATGTGCGAATCAGCTCGCTTGCAGAAGCGGAGCGCATCAACGAAAAAATCCTCGGTCTGCGCCCGCAGGTAACAGGAGCCAAAATCGAAGTGACAGGCGGAATCAACCGTCCGCCCATGGAGCGAACCGAAAAGACCGCTAGTCTGTTTGCGGTTGCCCAAGCCGCAGCCGGCGAACTTGGTCTGACCCTGGGAGAAGCGAGCGTCGGCGGCGGCAGTGACGGCAACTTTTGCGCAGCGCTCGGCATTCCGACGCTGGACGGATTAGGTGCTTCGGGCGAAGGGCTGCATGCGGAGCACGAGCATATTCTCATCGACTCCCTCGCCATTCGCGCCGCCTTATTGGCCAATTTGCTCGTAAAATTGTAG